The sequence below is a genomic window from Brevibacillus agri.
AAACTTCCTCAGCCTAAATAACCTCTCCTTTTTTGTAATATATATCCAATTTCACACATCTTCTATTCATTACAAAAGGGAGCATAGAACCATTATAATAGGTAAAAAAGTCACATAATTGGAAACTTTCAGGGAAAACTATCCATTCACTCGATAAGAAATAAAATCAAACTCTTTCGTCGCGAGCTACTCGTTACGACAAACTAGCAAAGTCATTCTTGTTGTTGATATACGACCGCTATTTTCTTGACTCAATAATGCTTTTCCAGCCACGCCCTAGTCTTTTGTCAAAAATAATGCCTTCTCATCTCCTCCACCATTTCCTCCAGATTGTTCGCTACTTGCGGAATCGAATAGCCGACGTACAGCGGGGAAGTCACGAAGCGCGGCACCGCCTTGGCGATCAGCTTTTCTTTCCATTGATAAAAGAAGAAGTTGTAGCTCTGGTTGCGCGGGTTGACGTGGTGAAGAATCCAGTGCGCCAAAATTTGCAAATAATCAGCCATTTTGGGCAGCCGATCCAGGTCGGACAAAATGACGTTGTACTCAAAAAAGCCCGCGCGCGGATGCGTCGAGAGCGAACACTCCACCCCTGACTCCCGGTCGATGGTGATGCCGTGAAAGTCGCTGTCCCTGAGTTGCGCGCGATAGTCGTAACCCGTCAGCCCGACGATCTGCATGTGCGGGTGGCGAATGCTCCCGCCGGAATACAGCCCGTGGTTTTTGAAAAAGAGCACAGAGCGAAAAGAGCCGCTTCGCTCCATCTCCAGCCACTTTTCCACGCCAAAGGAAAGCAGGGCGTGCACGTGCTCCCGGGAGTAGGAGGACCAGTCGCCGTTGCACTCATCCGATTCAATCAAGACGGTCTGATACGTATCCTGCAGGACGGGAAATTTGTTCATCAGCCAGATCATGGAACCGCGCTGCTCCAGCACATCTGTCAAGCTGCCGCGATCGCAGAACGGACACGCTGTTTCCCTGTTGATTACGCTCTCCGGCTTTTTTCTGCCGATGTGCATGTTAAAGTGCAAGTGTGTCTGCGCCATCCAAAGTGTCCCTCCAATTTCTGGATACCTCCACTTTACACCGATTCGCGCGGAAAATCATGACGTATTTTCGCTCCCGCCATCAACTAGCCACAAATTGGCCTATTTTTCCATTTTTTGCGCGCTCGTTTCTTTTTTTACCCCAAATGGGTTGCATATAATGGGAGCAGCGATAACCGGAAA
It includes:
- a CDS encoding DUF4931 domain-containing protein; amino-acid sequence: MAQTHLHFNMHIGRKKPESVINRETACPFCDRGSLTDVLEQRGSMIWLMNKFPVLQDTYQTVLIESDECNGDWSSYSREHVHALLSFGVEKWLEMERSGSFRSVLFFKNHGLYSGGSIRHPHMQIVGLTGYDYRAQLRDSDFHGITIDRESGVECSLSTHPRAGFFEYNVILSDLDRLPKMADYLQILAHWILHHVNPRNQSYNFFFYQWKEKLIAKAVPRFVTSPLYVGYSIPQVANNLEEMVEEMRRHYF